The following proteins come from a genomic window of Polyangiaceae bacterium:
- the boxB gene encoding benzoyl-CoA 2,3-epoxidase subunit BoxB, whose product MSNVATNEKIPNNVNLAGDRRLQRALEQWQPNFVNWWVDMGPVGYQQHDVWLRTAISADSDGWAHFDYVKMPEYRWGIFLADPVKDRTIGFGDEMGKPVWQEVPGEHRNTLRRLIVTQGDTEPASVEQQRNLGATCPSLYDLRNLFQVNVEEGRHLWAMVYLLHSYFGRDGREEAEALLERRSGNPDNPRILGAFNAPMLDWLSFFMFTYFTDRDGKYQLLALAESSFDPLSRTTRFMLTEEAHHMFVGETGVQRIVKRSAELMKEHPGKNPRELGAIDLPTVQRYMNYWYSISLDLFGGEISSNAATYFATGLKGRAHEDRYEDHVALDGSYEMSVPKDGKVQTESIAMRNAMNEVLRDGYIEDCQRGVDKWNKTIAEAGVDFTLTLPSRRFNRQVGIYAGMHFDPKGEPLSEAAYEAGVKDWLPSQADREFIQGLMQKPVLEPGKMANYIAPPNRGIKGKPIEYEYVRHD is encoded by the coding sequence ATGAGCAACGTCGCGACCAACGAGAAGATCCCGAACAACGTCAACCTGGCCGGGGACCGCCGGCTGCAGCGTGCCTTGGAGCAGTGGCAGCCGAACTTCGTGAACTGGTGGGTGGACATGGGGCCCGTCGGCTACCAGCAGCACGACGTGTGGCTGCGCACCGCCATCAGCGCGGACTCCGACGGCTGGGCGCACTTCGACTACGTGAAGATGCCGGAGTACCGCTGGGGCATCTTCCTCGCGGATCCGGTGAAGGACCGCACCATTGGCTTCGGGGACGAGATGGGCAAGCCCGTGTGGCAAGAGGTTCCCGGTGAGCACCGCAACACGTTGCGCCGCTTGATCGTGACCCAGGGCGACACCGAGCCCGCCAGCGTGGAGCAGCAGCGAAACCTGGGCGCCACCTGCCCCAGCCTGTACGACCTCCGGAACCTGTTCCAGGTGAACGTGGAAGAGGGCCGGCACCTGTGGGCCATGGTGTACCTGCTCCACTCCTACTTTGGCCGCGATGGCCGCGAAGAGGCGGAAGCCCTGTTGGAGCGCCGCAGCGGCAACCCGGACAACCCCCGCATCTTGGGCGCCTTCAACGCACCGATGCTGGATTGGCTGTCCTTCTTCATGTTCACCTACTTCACGGATCGCGACGGCAAGTACCAGCTCCTCGCCCTGGCGGAGAGCTCCTTCGATCCGCTGAGCCGCACCACGCGCTTCATGCTCACGGAAGAGGCGCACCACATGTTCGTGGGCGAGACCGGCGTGCAGCGCATCGTCAAGCGCAGCGCAGAGCTCATGAAGGAGCACCCCGGCAAGAACCCGCGGGAGCTCGGCGCCATCGATCTGCCCACGGTGCAGCGCTACATGAACTACTGGTACTCCATCTCGCTGGATCTGTTCGGCGGCGAGATCAGCAGCAACGCCGCCACCTATTTTGCCACCGGCCTCAAGGGTCGCGCCCACGAGGACCGCTACGAGGATCACGTGGCCCTCGACGGCAGCTACGAGATGTCAGTGCCCAAGGACGGCAAGGTCCAGACCGAGTCCATCGCCATGCGCAACGCCATGAACGAGGTGCTGCGCGACGGTTACATCGAGGACTGCCAGCGCGGCGTGGACAAGTGGAACAAGACCATCGCCGAGGCGGGCGTCGATTTCACGCTCACGCTGCCCAGCCGCCGCTTCAACCGCCAGGTGGGCATCTACGCCGGCATGCACTTCGACCCCAAGGGCGAGCCGCTGAGCGAAGCAGCGTACGAAGCGGGCGTGAAGGACTGGCTGCCTTCGCAGGCGGACCGCGAGTTCATCCAGGGCCTGATGCAGAAGCCCGTGCTCGAGCCCGGCAAGATGGCGAACTACATCGCGCCCCCCAACCGCGGCATCAAGGGCAAGCCCATCGAGTACGAGTACGTTCGGCACGACTGA
- a CDS encoding YbbR-like domain-containing protein — protein MTSLIKMLTDWFREAFTANLGLKLLAMTFALGLFAYQRGQEDQQQRTIPVGVVMRLPPDSAKRELMTPIPASIHVTLRGSTRAIDRLIQTGVAPVEIDLRDGQKDTVVFEPGMFTLPPDVEITIVDPPSIDLEWQDVVTRQIPVQASITGKPAEGFVVKGEPEVDPQQMTVRGPVSLVETMQFVRLAAFDVSGLTEGVYRRPIAMDAPPNRISYIGPKNATVTVTIARRVSEARFTKRPVDVVGVATAVTTPRTVDVTIIGPPEVVRALRAEQVVPRVDLTKVKGLDLEKTKHGSVTAKVTVDVAHADAEIQPPDVAIKW, from the coding sequence GTGACCAGCCTGATCAAGATGCTCACGGATTGGTTCCGAGAGGCGTTCACCGCGAACCTCGGGCTCAAGCTCCTGGCCATGACCTTCGCCCTGGGGCTGTTCGCGTATCAGCGCGGGCAAGAGGATCAGCAGCAGCGCACCATCCCGGTGGGTGTGGTCATGCGGCTGCCGCCGGACTCGGCCAAGCGCGAGCTGATGACCCCCATCCCGGCGAGCATTCACGTCACCCTACGGGGCTCCACCCGCGCCATCGATCGCCTGATCCAGACCGGCGTTGCTCCCGTGGAGATCGATCTCCGGGATGGCCAGAAGGACACCGTGGTCTTCGAGCCGGGCATGTTCACGCTGCCGCCGGACGTGGAAATCACCATCGTGGACCCGCCGAGCATCGATCTCGAGTGGCAGGACGTGGTCACCCGCCAGATCCCGGTGCAGGCCTCCATCACCGGAAAGCCAGCCGAGGGCTTCGTGGTGAAGGGCGAGCCCGAGGTGGATCCGCAACAGATGACAGTGCGCGGCCCGGTGAGCCTGGTGGAGACCATGCAGTTCGTCCGCCTCGCCGCCTTCGACGTGTCCGGCCTCACGGAAGGCGTGTACCGCCGTCCCATCGCCATGGACGCACCGCCGAACCGCATCAGCTACATCGGCCCCAAGAACGCCACCGTCACCGTCACCATCGCTCGCCGCGTGAGCGAAGCGCGCTTCACCAAGCGCCCGGTGGACGTGGTGGGTGTGGCCACCGCCGTCACCACGCCCCGCACGGTGGACGTCACCATCATCGGCCCGCCGGAAGTGGTCCGCGCTCTGCGAGCGGAGCAGGTCGTGCCTCGGGTGGATCTCACCAAGGTGAAGGGGCTGGATCTGGAAAAGACCAAGCACGGGAGCGTCACCGCCAAGGTCACGGTGGACGTGGCCCACGCCGACGCCGAGATCCAGCCGCCTGATGTCGCCATCAAGTGGTGA
- a CDS encoding TIGR00159 family protein yields MTSRPYGRPSACPAPSRRRWPVLERIGEYFAQRSPTQLARDALDILLVYYVVYRALLVLRGTRAMQVGVGLGVVFVFYLVAQWLQLVTVLSILGALISSIILVIVVVFQNDIRRGLMRVGSRAWLGSLTRSHESKVIDEVVEAATELARHRIGAIITFEQDANLDEFVGAHKGHVIDAAVSRELLVSMFIPEGINKLHDGAVVIRNLRIAKAGVFFPMPEARVVDESFGSRHRAALGITEETDAVVVVVSEERGTISFCFNGNIASNLDGPKLRAMLEAIFSPKVRSKKRKGGKRPTLGSVIAEAEAPPSAKPESERATTAPETPSRTPEPPAPEEQEEEAPVSVRDRDSEPPAPLRPRVSSTDDAPASVGRISTVPLRPSGPSRAIEIIHTPLPRVSDSPRISSTGDDDAEDDGSSRGSDPS; encoded by the coding sequence ATGACGTCTCGGCCGTACGGCAGGCCCTCGGCATGTCCCGCGCCCTCACGCCGGAGGTGGCCCGTGCTTGAGCGGATCGGCGAGTATTTCGCGCAGCGTTCGCCCACGCAGCTGGCGCGGGACGCGCTGGACATCCTGCTCGTCTACTACGTGGTGTACCGCGCGCTGCTGGTGCTGCGCGGCACCCGCGCGATGCAGGTCGGCGTCGGCCTCGGCGTGGTGTTCGTCTTCTACCTGGTGGCGCAGTGGCTGCAGCTGGTCACGGTGCTCAGCATCCTGGGCGCCCTCATCAGCAGCATCATCCTGGTCATCGTGGTGGTGTTCCAGAACGACATCCGCCGCGGACTCATGCGCGTGGGCAGCCGCGCCTGGCTCGGCAGCTTGACCCGCTCTCACGAGTCCAAGGTCATCGACGAAGTGGTGGAAGCCGCCACGGAGCTCGCACGCCACCGCATTGGCGCCATCATCACCTTCGAGCAGGACGCGAACCTGGACGAGTTCGTCGGCGCGCACAAAGGCCACGTGATCGACGCGGCCGTCTCCCGCGAGCTGCTCGTGAGCATGTTCATCCCCGAGGGCATCAACAAGCTCCACGACGGCGCCGTGGTCATCCGCAACCTGCGCATCGCCAAGGCCGGCGTGTTCTTTCCCATGCCGGAAGCCCGCGTGGTGGACGAGAGCTTCGGCTCCCGGCACCGCGCCGCCCTGGGCATCACGGAAGAGACGGACGCCGTGGTGGTGGTGGTCAGCGAAGAGCGCGGCACCATCAGCTTCTGCTTCAACGGCAACATCGCCTCCAACCTCGATGGCCCCAAGCTCCGCGCCATGCTGGAGGCCATCTTCAGCCCCAAGGTGCGCAGCAAGAAGCGCAAGGGCGGCAAGCGCCCCACCCTCGGCTCCGTCATCGCCGAGGCAGAGGCGCCCCCCTCCGCCAAGCCGGAATCCGAGCGCGCCACCACCGCACCGGAAACGCCGAGCCGCACCCCCGAGCCGCCGGCACCGGAAGAGCAAGAGGAAGAAGCGCCGGTCTCGGTGCGGGATCGGGACAGCGAGCCGCCGGCACCGCTGCGCCCTCGCGTCAGCTCCACGGACGACGCGCCCGCTTCGGTGGGCCGCATCAGCACGGTGCCGCTCCGGCCCAGCGGGCCCAGCCGCGCCATCGAGATCATCCACACGCCGTTGCCGCGCGTGAGCGACTCGCCCCGCATCTCCAGCACCGGGGACGACGACGCCGAGGACGACGGCTCGTCGCGCGGGAGTGATCCCTCGTGA
- the folP gene encoding dihydropteroate synthase, with translation MGVLNTTPDSFYDGGRYDQVAAGIARVDALLEEGADIIDIGGESTRPGAEPVAAAEQLRRITPALEHAVARGACVSVDTTLPEVAAKALALGAEIVNDVSCLADPELARVAAHAGAPLIVMHSRGPMSNMAGFSQYPKDGYGDVVVDVLREWRAARDRALAVGMTEAHVWLDPGLGFAKNAEQSLTLLARLSELSHGTPLVVGPSRKSFIAALDGAPPEERLGGTIAACLAAVARGASVLRVHDVSAVRQALGMSRALTPEVARA, from the coding sequence ATGGGCGTCCTCAATACGACGCCGGACTCGTTCTATGACGGCGGTCGTTACGACCAGGTGGCGGCCGGCATCGCGCGGGTGGATGCGCTCCTCGAAGAAGGAGCGGACATCATCGACATCGGCGGCGAGTCCACGCGACCGGGTGCCGAGCCGGTAGCTGCCGCGGAGCAACTGCGGCGCATCACGCCCGCCCTCGAGCACGCCGTCGCGCGCGGCGCCTGCGTGAGCGTCGACACCACGCTGCCGGAGGTGGCGGCCAAGGCCCTCGCGCTGGGCGCCGAGATCGTGAACGACGTCTCGTGCCTCGCGGACCCGGAGCTCGCGCGCGTCGCAGCCCACGCGGGCGCGCCCCTCATCGTGATGCACTCCCGCGGCCCGATGAGCAACATGGCCGGCTTCTCGCAGTACCCCAAGGACGGCTATGGTGACGTCGTGGTGGACGTGCTTCGCGAATGGCGCGCCGCGCGGGATCGCGCACTGGCCGTTGGGATGACCGAGGCCCACGTGTGGCTCGACCCCGGGCTCGGCTTCGCCAAGAACGCCGAGCAGTCCTTGACGCTCTTGGCGCGGCTGAGCGAGCTGTCGCACGGCACGCCCCTCGTCGTCGGACCCAGCCGCAAGTCGTTCATCGCCGCGCTGGACGGCGCGCCACCCGAAGAGCGCCTGGGCGGCACCATCGCCGCGTGCTTGGCCGCCGTCGCGCGCGGCGCCAGCGTGCTCCGCGTGCATGACGTCTCGGCCGTACGGCAGGCCCTCGGCATGTCCCGCGCCCTCACGCCGGAGGTGGCCCGTGCTTGA
- a CDS encoding HDIG domain-containing protein, producing the protein MPTSVRSGARQRPGAQSMLRTRVRAGPVAGLVMSLLFALILTAIQAGDRYVPSWAPVFGKPAPVTLRVPYGPRIIRDRMTGRADLTYLHARALVPIGTVLNPKAEAHWTAYIYESLHRPPRWPRLAGIYAIFFTLTMALTAYLRKFGQSRLRLLRVQIGVIVSMGLLAIVAKALLLFTALPEFWIPLAAVPLWVSTSFDRRTAFLVTVVLAFIIASLLEFDLVLLCVMLARGMAATLLYFDRKHSRQMLTSGLFAGLSSAALYVAIVITFEGHFDVWADFMRLESSQLLACLGGGLVGGVLAAMVRSPAARLLGNVPRERLLDLSDLEQPLLVRLSHEAPGTYEHSRAMANLAEQAASAIGADALLTRVGAYYHDLGKTAQAKYFVENLSPDERSPHDDLDPEVSADAIMAHVVMGTKILREGGIPEPVVEFAYTHHGTQLVEYFWNKCLQQGNPKELDESHFRYPGMKPQTKETAILMLVDSIEAASRTIDPPERQAFEHMIERVVFTKLKSGQVDESGLEMTDLRIIINRMADTLVNMHHHRIKYQWQAQRAEEFGVPSNAVRDSAPDIEVSRPESMVAPPAPEAGVELTPTLSATELPEVAPVPKPEDEPS; encoded by the coding sequence ATGCCTACTAGCGTCCGGTCGGGCGCCAGGCAGCGCCCGGGCGCCCAGAGCATGCTGCGCACTCGGGTAAGAGCCGGACCGGTTGCCGGCCTCGTGATGAGCCTGCTGTTCGCCTTGATTCTCACGGCGATTCAGGCAGGCGACCGGTATGTCCCGAGCTGGGCGCCGGTCTTCGGCAAACCTGCGCCCGTGACCCTGCGGGTTCCCTACGGGCCGCGCATCATCCGGGACCGGATGACGGGGCGGGCGGACCTCACCTACCTGCACGCCCGGGCCCTGGTGCCCATCGGCACCGTGCTGAACCCCAAGGCCGAGGCCCACTGGACGGCCTACATCTACGAGTCGCTCCACCGGCCCCCCCGCTGGCCGCGGCTGGCCGGCATCTACGCCATCTTCTTCACCCTCACCATGGCCCTGACGGCCTACCTGCGGAAGTTCGGCCAGAGCCGGCTCCGGCTGCTGCGGGTGCAGATCGGCGTGATCGTGAGCATGGGGCTCCTGGCCATCGTGGCCAAGGCGCTGCTGCTGTTCACGGCGTTACCCGAGTTTTGGATACCGCTGGCCGCGGTTCCGTTGTGGGTCTCCACCAGCTTCGACCGGCGCACGGCGTTTCTGGTCACCGTGGTGCTGGCGTTCATCATCGCCTCGCTCCTGGAGTTCGACCTGGTGCTGCTGTGCGTGATGCTGGCGCGAGGGATGGCGGCCACGCTGCTCTACTTCGACCGCAAGCACTCCCGGCAGATGCTCACCTCCGGGCTCTTCGCGGGGCTTTCGTCCGCCGCGCTGTACGTGGCCATCGTGATCACGTTCGAGGGTCACTTCGACGTGTGGGCGGACTTCATGCGGCTGGAGAGCTCGCAGCTCTTGGCCTGCTTGGGCGGCGGGCTGGTGGGCGGCGTGCTGGCCGCCATGGTGCGCTCGCCGGCGGCGCGGCTTCTGGGCAACGTGCCGCGGGAGCGGCTGCTGGACCTGTCGGATCTGGAGCAGCCCTTGCTCGTGCGTCTGTCTCACGAGGCCCCCGGCACCTACGAGCACTCGCGCGCCATGGCGAACCTGGCGGAGCAGGCGGCCAGCGCCATCGGCGCCGATGCGTTGCTCACGCGGGTGGGCGCCTACTATCACGACCTGGGAAAGACGGCGCAGGCGAAGTACTTCGTCGAGAACCTGAGCCCCGACGAACGCTCACCCCACGACGACCTCGATCCCGAGGTGAGCGCGGACGCGATCATGGCGCACGTGGTGATGGGCACCAAGATCCTCCGGGAGGGCGGCATCCCCGAGCCCGTGGTGGAGTTCGCCTACACCCATCACGGCACGCAGCTGGTCGAGTACTTCTGGAACAAGTGCCTGCAGCAGGGCAATCCCAAGGAGCTCGACGAAAGCCACTTCCGCTATCCGGGCATGAAGCCGCAGACGAAGGAAACCGCCATCTTGATGCTGGTGGACTCCATCGAAGCCGCGAGCCGCACCATCGATCCGCCGGAGCGCCAAGCCTTCGAGCACATGATCGAGCGGGTGGTGTTCACCAAGCTGAAGTCGGGACAGGTCGACGAGTCCGGCCTGGAGATGACGGATCTGCGCATCATCATCAATCGCATGGCGGACACGCTCGTGAACATGCACCACCACCGCATCAAGTATCAGTGGCAGGCGCAGCGCGCGGAGGAGTTCGGCGTGCCTTCCAACGCCGTGCGGGATTCCGCTCCGGACATCGAGGTGTCCCGGCCGGAGAGCATGGTGGCGCCGCCGGCACCGGAAGCCGGCGTGGAGCTCACGCCCACGCTGAGCGCGACGGAGCTTCCCGAGGTGGCCCCCGTGCCGAAGCCCGAGGACGAGCCGTCGTGA
- a CDS encoding acyl-CoA dehydrogenase family protein has protein sequence MKAAFFGVVAEELIFPFPALSREEKDGLRALLEQLRRFLDAEVDSAAIDRNREISDRVLGELREFGLYGLGVPEQYGGTGLGQTAHARVIQELAAADASLGLMLATHGAIAARSLVTFGSAEQKQRYLPRLATGELLGAFALTEHASGTDAATIRTEARYDDEAKVWRLSGTKPWVTNGDRAGLITVFARTSRPDQGHKPRLTAFLVERAPGVESGRQHKTLGVRGVAVTPVHFDEVVLGPEAVLGEVGKGYKVAMAVLNDARLVLSAAMFGQARAIINRIVSHVQERRSFGRVIGEFPILKDKVAKMMADAFAVESMTYLTTGLADRGVEDYSLESGICRIASVEALWRVVNEAMQIVAGRGYVETDALERHLRDARVGFVLDGTNETLRCFVALAGLRGPGEKLAEVESAMYEPLKSFGLLRRFAPQKLREALRRERLTRAHPLLAREVVMFEEATEALHQSATRALKDHGREIAEMQYTQKRLANVAIDLYALAACLSRASAAIASRGEGGARREIDLVTMFATAAQGRMRAHLGRLEHNDDELRKEIAARTYTDKGYPFDVF, from the coding sequence ATGAAAGCGGCGTTCTTCGGCGTCGTGGCCGAAGAGCTCATCTTTCCGTTCCCCGCGCTGTCACGGGAAGAGAAGGACGGCCTGCGCGCGCTGCTCGAGCAGCTCCGGCGCTTCTTGGATGCGGAGGTGGACTCTGCCGCCATCGATCGCAATCGCGAGATCTCCGATCGCGTCTTGGGTGAGCTCCGGGAGTTCGGGCTCTACGGCTTGGGCGTTCCCGAGCAGTATGGCGGCACCGGTTTGGGTCAGACCGCCCACGCCCGGGTGATCCAGGAGCTGGCCGCGGCGGACGCTTCCCTGGGCTTGATGCTCGCGACCCACGGCGCCATCGCAGCTCGGAGCTTGGTCACCTTCGGCAGCGCGGAGCAGAAGCAGAGGTACTTGCCGCGCCTCGCCACCGGCGAGCTGCTCGGCGCCTTTGCTCTCACCGAGCACGCGTCGGGCACGGATGCCGCGACCATTCGCACCGAGGCTCGCTACGACGACGAAGCCAAGGTGTGGCGCCTGAGCGGAACCAAGCCGTGGGTCACCAACGGGGATCGCGCAGGGCTCATCACGGTGTTCGCGCGCACCAGCCGTCCGGATCAGGGCCACAAGCCACGGCTCACGGCGTTCTTGGTGGAGCGCGCTCCGGGCGTGGAGTCCGGTCGCCAGCACAAGACGCTGGGCGTGCGCGGCGTGGCGGTGACGCCCGTGCACTTCGACGAAGTCGTGCTCGGTCCCGAGGCCGTGCTGGGGGAAGTGGGCAAGGGCTACAAGGTGGCCATGGCGGTGCTCAACGATGCCCGCCTGGTGCTCTCTGCCGCGATGTTCGGTCAGGCCCGTGCCATCATCAATCGCATCGTTTCCCACGTGCAGGAGCGCCGGAGCTTCGGCCGCGTGATCGGAGAGTTTCCCATCTTGAAGGACAAGGTCGCCAAGATGATGGCGGACGCCTTCGCGGTGGAGTCCATGACCTACCTCACGACCGGTCTCGCCGACCGCGGCGTGGAGGACTACTCGCTGGAGAGCGGCATTTGTCGCATCGCCAGCGTGGAAGCCCTGTGGCGGGTGGTGAACGAGGCCATGCAGATCGTGGCGGGCCGCGGCTACGTGGAGACGGACGCCCTCGAGCGCCATCTGCGCGACGCTCGCGTGGGCTTCGTGCTCGACGGCACCAACGAGACCCTGCGCTGCTTCGTCGCGCTGGCCGGGCTGCGGGGCCCGGGAGAAAAGCTCGCCGAGGTGGAGAGCGCGATGTACGAGCCGCTCAAGAGCTTCGGACTCTTGCGACGGTTCGCACCGCAGAAGCTCCGGGAGGCCCTGCGGCGGGAGCGGCTGACGCGCGCGCATCCGCTGCTGGCGCGGGAAGTGGTGATGTTCGAAGAGGCGACGGAAGCGCTGCATCAAAGCGCCACCCGAGCCCTCAAGGACCACGGCCGCGAGATCGCGGAGATGCAGTACACGCAGAAGCGCCTGGCGAACGTGGCCATCGACCTCTACGCGCTGGCCGCTTGCCTTTCCCGCGCCTCGGCCGCCATCGCCAGCCGGGGGGAAGGGGGCGCCCGCCGCGAGATCGATCTCGTCACCATGTTCGCGACCGCTGCCCAGGGCCGCATGCGCGCTCACCTCGGGCGGCTCGAGCACAACGACGACGAGCTCCGCAAAGAGATCGCTGCACGCACCTACACCGACAAGGGCTACCCCTTCGACGTATTCTAG
- a CDS encoding putative DNA-binding domain-containing protein yields the protein MSELADLQRWMADALQRRRAVEKDPALVERARVELTGNDRVRPEEQLEIYREQFWLRHTSCLLEDFEGLAGVIGQQAWERLVEGYLEAHPPKSFTLRDLGKELPAYVEAQTWLDHHELCVDMARVEWCYVEVFDAADSPPLDPMALASIADPDWPQARLELTPALRLLAVSYPVASLRRELRTANGSAVAIPEREPQKLVVYRAKNRNMFHQVLTDTAFALLSALADGLPLEPACERALTEVPEAESTLEASLGEWFQDWANRGFVAAVRVQ from the coding sequence GTGAGCGAGCTCGCGGATCTCCAACGCTGGATGGCGGATGCGCTTCAGCGTCGCCGGGCCGTCGAAAAGGACCCCGCTCTGGTGGAACGAGCGCGAGTGGAGCTCACGGGCAACGATCGCGTGCGCCCCGAGGAGCAGCTCGAGATCTATCGGGAGCAATTCTGGCTGCGCCACACCAGCTGCTTGCTCGAGGACTTCGAAGGACTGGCCGGCGTCATCGGACAGCAGGCCTGGGAGCGCTTGGTGGAGGGCTACCTGGAAGCGCATCCGCCCAAGAGCTTCACCCTGCGGGACCTGGGCAAAGAGCTACCGGCCTACGTGGAAGCGCAGACCTGGCTCGATCACCACGAGCTCTGCGTCGACATGGCGCGGGTGGAATGGTGCTACGTCGAGGTCTTCGACGCCGCGGACTCCCCGCCCCTCGACCCCATGGCCCTGGCAAGCATCGCCGACCCGGACTGGCCCCAGGCGCGTCTCGAGCTCACCCCCGCTCTGCGCCTGCTCGCCGTGAGCTACCCCGTGGCCAGTCTGCGCCGAGAGCTTCGCACCGCAAACGGCAGCGCCGTCGCCATCCCCGAGCGCGAGCCGCAGAAGCTCGTGGTGTACCGCGCGAAGAACCGCAACATGTTCCATCAGGTCCTCACGGACACGGCCTTCGCCCTGCTCTCGGCGCTCGCCGATGGACTTCCGCTCGAGCCCGCCTGCGAGCGCGCCCTGACCGAGGTGCCCGAGGCCGAGAGCACTCTCGAGGCCTCGCTGGGCGAGTGGTTCCAAGACTGGGCGAACCGCGGTTTCGTCGCGGCGGTCCGTGTGCAGTAG